Proteins encoded within one genomic window of Hahella chejuensis KCTC 2396:
- the mutT gene encoding 8-oxo-dGTP diphosphatase MutT: MKAVHVAVAVILDQHNKVLVARRPEHLHQGGLLEFPGGKVEPGETVLAALQRELFEEVGVQLDISEDATHPLIQIEHHYPDKHVLLDVWRVSRFSGEAQGREGQFVAWLDLNELDPEAFPAANREIIAALRQAN; the protein is encoded by the coding sequence ATGAAGGCTGTTCATGTCGCTGTTGCGGTGATTCTCGACCAACATAATAAAGTGTTGGTGGCCCGCAGGCCCGAGCATTTGCACCAAGGGGGGCTGTTAGAGTTTCCTGGAGGTAAAGTCGAGCCCGGTGAAACGGTCTTGGCGGCGCTGCAGCGTGAACTTTTTGAGGAAGTTGGCGTCCAATTGGATATATCTGAGGACGCAACGCACCCTTTGATTCAAATAGAGCATCACTATCCTGATAAACATGTATTGCTGGATGTGTGGCGCGTATCTCGATTCTCTGGCGAAGCGCAAGGCCGTGAAGGCCAGTTTGTGGCTTGGCTGGATCTGAATGAGCTTGATCCTGAGGCGTTTCCCGCCGCTAATCGTGAGATCATCGCGGCGCTGCGGCAAGCCAATTAA